A portion of the Edaphobacter bradus genome contains these proteins:
- a CDS encoding ribonucleotide-diphosphate reductase subunit beta: MSIQSPQYILDPGLSLTLRPMRYPVFFEMFKNGIRNTWTVEEVDFSTDLVDLRSRLTNAEIHLIQRLVAFFATGDSIVSNNLVLNLYKHINSPEARLYLSRQLFEEAVHVQFYLTLLDNYVPDPEARAAAFAAVENIPSITKKAQFCMRWMDSIQKLDELRTTDEQRQFLLNLICFAGCIEGLFFFAAFAYVYFLRSRGLLNGLAAGTNWVFRDESAHLEFAFEVVNVVRSENPELFDEKLEQDVVEMMKEAVDCELQFAEDLLSGGVAGLSVREMKQYLEYVADSRVARLGMEPIFGSKNPFAFMELQDVQELANFFERRVSAYQVAVAGEVGFNEDF; the protein is encoded by the coding sequence ATGTCGATTCAGTCGCCGCAGTACATCCTCGACCCGGGCCTTTCACTTACTCTGCGTCCGATGCGCTATCCCGTGTTCTTTGAGATGTTCAAGAACGGGATTCGCAATACGTGGACCGTGGAGGAGGTCGACTTCTCGACCGACCTGGTCGATCTTCGTTCGCGGCTCACGAATGCAGAGATTCACCTTATCCAGAGGCTGGTTGCGTTCTTCGCGACAGGGGATTCCATCGTCTCGAACAACCTCGTGCTCAATCTGTACAAGCACATCAACTCGCCTGAGGCGCGGCTCTACCTTTCGCGCCAGCTCTTCGAAGAGGCTGTGCATGTGCAGTTTTACCTGACGCTGCTGGACAACTATGTGCCTGATCCGGAGGCCCGCGCGGCAGCGTTTGCCGCGGTCGAGAATATTCCGTCGATCACGAAGAAGGCGCAGTTCTGCATGCGCTGGATGGATTCGATCCAGAAGCTTGATGAGCTGCGGACGACGGACGAGCAGAGGCAGTTTCTTCTCAACTTGATCTGCTTCGCTGGCTGCATTGAAGGGTTGTTCTTCTTTGCGGCGTTTGCGTATGTGTACTTTCTGCGCTCGCGCGGGCTTTTGAATGGTCTTGCGGCAGGGACAAACTGGGTGTTTCGCGACGAGAGCGCACATCTGGAGTTTGCTTTTGAGGTGGTTAATGTCGTGAGGTCCGAGAATCCAGAGTTGTTCGACGAGAAGCTGGAGCAGGACGTCGTCGAAATGATGAAGGAGGCGGTCGACTGTGAGCTGCAGTTTGCCGAGGATCTTCTTTCGGGCGGAGTTGCTGGTCTCTCCGTCCGAGAAATGAAGCAATATCTCGAGTATGTTGCAGACTCGCGCGTTGCTAGGCTTGGGATGGAGCCGATCTTCGGATCGAAGAACCCCTTCGCGTTCATGGAACTGCAGGACGTGCAGGAACTGGCCAACTTTTTTGAGCGGCGCGTTTCGGCTTACCAGGTTGCCGTCGCGGGGGAAGTCGGTTTCAACGAAGACTTTTAG